In Thalassotalea fonticola, a single genomic region encodes these proteins:
- a CDS encoding YgiQ family radical SAM protein — translation MIPLPKTELFEYPKYWAECYGSTPFFPMSRKEMDDLGWDSCDIILVTGDAYVDHPSFGMAIIGRMLEAQGFRVGMISQPDWHSKDAFMTLGKPNLFFGVTGGNMDSMINRYTAERRMRHDDAYTPNNEGGKRPDRAVMVYTQRCKEAYKGVPVVIGGIEASLRRIAHYDYWSDKVRRSVIFDAKADILIYGNAERPLVEVAHRISRGENVSTITDVRGTAFIRKTPLEEWRGIDSRDIDRPGKIDPIISPYQDMTPSNCDKNEGTSNASGASVVDVTKDAVPIQISDYQNKTWDKKYKPWEKTYVKLPSYEQVVNNKMLYAHASRIFHQEVNPASARALVQSHGDRIIWLNPPALPLNEQEMDGVFALPYARIPHPSYGDAKIPAYDMIKTSINIMRGCFGGCSFCSITEHEGRIIQSRSQESIINEIKDIQDKVPGFTGVISDLGGPTANMYQLRCKSPKAEATCRRPSCVWPDICGHMDTDQTPTVELYRKARKVPGIKKVLIASGVRYDLAIQDPEYVKELATHHVGGYLKIAPEHTEDGPLAKMMKPGMGSYDKFKEMFDHYSKLAGKKQYLIPYFISAHPGTTNKDMVNLALWLKSNNFKLDQVQNFYPSPLANATTIYHTEVDSLNKIRKDNAPVPVPKGTIQRRLHKAILRYHDPVNWPIIRDALTKMGLAKKLIGSGPECLVPRETRGEQQNSQRRGKNNAAGNKTSPGQQRKKANSYGKKPAQKGLTRFSNDQFKKPKKKPTR, via the coding sequence ATGATCCCATTACCAAAAACAGAGTTATTTGAATACCCTAAATACTGGGCTGAATGCTACGGCTCAACGCCATTTTTTCCTATGTCTAGAAAAGAAATGGATGACTTGGGGTGGGATAGCTGTGACATTATTTTGGTAACCGGCGATGCCTATGTTGATCATCCTTCTTTTGGTATGGCTATTATTGGCCGGATGCTGGAAGCACAGGGGTTTCGTGTTGGCATGATCTCTCAGCCTGATTGGCATTCAAAAGATGCGTTCATGACGTTAGGTAAACCAAACTTATTCTTTGGTGTTACTGGCGGTAATATGGACTCAATGATCAACCGCTATACCGCTGAGCGTCGTATGCGCCATGATGATGCCTATACTCCAAACAATGAAGGTGGTAAGCGCCCTGACAGAGCGGTAATGGTATATACCCAGCGCTGCAAGGAAGCCTATAAAGGTGTTCCGGTAGTTATTGGTGGTATTGAAGCCAGCTTACGCCGCATTGCTCATTATGATTATTGGTCAGATAAAGTACGCCGTAGTGTTATATTTGATGCTAAAGCCGATATTCTTATTTACGGAAATGCAGAACGTCCACTGGTGGAAGTTGCCCACCGTATATCGCGCGGTGAAAATGTAAGTACCATTACTGACGTTCGCGGTACTGCTTTTATTCGTAAAACACCACTTGAAGAATGGCGCGGCATTGACTCCCGTGACATTGATCGACCAGGTAAAATTGATCCTATTATCAGCCCATATCAAGATATGACGCCAAGTAATTGTGATAAAAATGAAGGCACGAGCAATGCGAGTGGCGCTTCAGTTGTTGACGTGACGAAAGATGCAGTACCAATTCAAATTAGTGACTATCAAAACAAAACCTGGGATAAAAAATATAAGCCGTGGGAAAAAACCTACGTTAAATTGCCTAGTTATGAGCAAGTAGTGAACAACAAAATGTTGTATGCCCATGCGTCACGTATTTTTCATCAAGAAGTAAATCCGGCCAGCGCACGTGCCTTAGTACAAAGTCATGGCGATAGAATTATTTGGTTAAATCCTCCTGCATTGCCGTTAAATGAACAAGAAATGGATGGCGTATTTGCCCTACCGTATGCGCGTATCCCACACCCAAGTTATGGTGATGCCAAAATTCCTGCTTACGATATGATCAAAACATCGATTAACATTATGAGAGGATGTTTTGGCGGGTGTTCATTCTGTTCAATTACCGAACATGAAGGCCGCATTATTCAATCGCGTTCACAAGAGTCAATTATCAACGAAATAAAAGATATTCAAGACAAAGTACCGGGTTTTACCGGTGTTATCTCTGATTTAGGAGGCCCTACGGCCAACATGTATCAATTGCGTTGTAAAAGCCCGAAAGCAGAAGCAACTTGTCGCCGCCCTTCTTGTGTGTGGCCTGATATTTGTGGTCATATGGATACAGATCAAACACCAACTGTTGAACTGTATCGTAAAGCTCGCAAAGTACCGGGTATTAAGAAAGTTCTTATTGCCTCAGGTGTTCGTTATGATTTAGCGATTCAAGACCCTGAATATGTTAAAGAGCTTGCTACGCATCATGTTGGTGGCTATTTAAAAATAGCTCCGGAGCACACCGAAGATGGACCATTAGCAAAAATGATGAAACCAGGCATGGGCTCATACGACAAATTTAAAGAAATGTTTGATCATTACTCTAAGCTTGCCGGTAAAAAGCAATATTTGATCCCGTACTTTATCTCGGCTCACCCTGGCACAACCAATAAAGATATGGTGAACTTGGCGCTTTGGCTAAAAAGTAATAACTTCAAGCTCGATCAAGTACAAAATTTTTATCCTTCTCCTTTGGCAAATGCTACGACTATTTATCATACCGAAGTGGATTCTTTGAATAAAATTCGTAAAGACAATGCGCCAGTACCCGTACCCAAAGGTACAATACAACGTCGCTTGCACAAAGCGATATTGCGTTATCACGATCCAGTCAACTGGCCAATTATTCGTGATGCTCTTACTAAAATGGGTTTAGCTAAAAAGTTAATTGGCAGCGGCCCAGAATGTTTAGTGCCAAGAGAAACTCGTGGTGAACAACAAAACAGTCAACGCCGAGGCAAAAACAATGCTGCAGGCAATAAGACGTCCCCTGGCCAACAGCGCAAGAAAGCTAATTCTTACGGCAAAAAACCAGCACAAAAAGGCCTAACTCGTTTTAGCAATGACCAGTTTAAAAAGCCGAAAAAGAAACCAACACGTTAA
- a CDS encoding ABC-F family ATPase — protein MISTANITMQFGAKPLFENISVKFGGGNRFGLIGANGCGKSTFMKILGGDLEQSGGTVSVDVNQRVGKLRQDQFAYEEYSVVDTVIMGHAELWAIKEERDRIYSLAEMSEEDGMKVADLETEFAEMDGYTAESRAGELLLGLGIPVSQHFGPMSDVAPGWKLRVLLAQALFSDPDILLLDEPTNNLDIHTIQWLEDILNERESTMIIISHDRHFLNSVCTHMADLDFGELRIYPGNYDQYMLAATQARATLMAGNEKKKAQISELQDFVRRFSANASKAKQATSRAKQLDKIKLDEVKVSSRVTPFIRFDQEKKLFRNSLVIENMSKSFGDNHVLKNLNLMAEVGEKIAVIGENGIGKTTLLRTLMGEVEYMPETGSAKWSENAQIAYYAQDHATDFENDMTLFDWMSQWRSEGDDEQVIRGYLGRLLFSADDIYKSVKVLSGGEQGRMLFGKMMMQKPNILVMDEPTNHMDMESIEALNMALEKYEGTLVFVSHDREFVSTLATRIIELTNDGYIDFSGSYEDYLKTQG, from the coding sequence TTGATCTCAACAGCTAACATCACCATGCAATTTGGTGCTAAACCTTTATTTGAAAACATTTCAGTTAAATTTGGTGGTGGTAACCGCTTTGGTTTAATTGGTGCTAACGGTTGTGGTAAATCAACCTTCATGAAAATTTTAGGTGGTGATTTAGAGCAATCTGGCGGAACTGTTTCAGTCGACGTTAACCAACGTGTTGGTAAATTACGTCAAGATCAATTCGCCTATGAAGAATACTCGGTAGTAGATACGGTAATTATGGGCCACGCCGAGTTATGGGCAATTAAAGAAGAACGTGATCGTATTTATTCGTTAGCTGAGATGAGTGAAGAAGACGGTATGAAGGTAGCCGATCTTGAAACTGAATTTGCTGAAATGGACGGCTATACTGCAGAAAGCCGTGCCGGTGAATTGTTATTAGGCTTAGGTATTCCAGTTAGTCAGCACTTTGGCCCAATGAGCGATGTAGCCCCAGGTTGGAAGCTTCGTGTACTTCTTGCGCAAGCTTTGTTTTCAGATCCAGATATCTTACTTTTAGATGAGCCTACCAACAACTTGGATATACACACGATTCAATGGTTAGAAGACATTCTAAATGAACGTGAATCAACCATGATCATCATCTCGCATGATAGACACTTCTTAAACAGTGTATGTACCCATATGGCCGATCTAGATTTTGGCGAATTACGCATTTACCCAGGTAACTATGATCAATACATGCTGGCAGCAACACAAGCCCGCGCTACGTTAATGGCCGGCAACGAAAAGAAGAAAGCGCAAATTAGCGAGTTACAAGACTTTGTACGTCGTTTCTCTGCTAACGCTTCTAAAGCGAAACAAGCAACCTCTCGTGCCAAGCAATTAGATAAAATTAAACTTGATGAAGTTAAAGTATCAAGCCGAGTAACGCCGTTCATCCGTTTTGATCAAGAAAAGAAATTATTCCGTAACTCATTAGTAATAGAAAACATGAGCAAAAGCTTCGGTGATAATCACGTACTGAAAAACCTCAACTTGATGGCTGAAGTTGGTGAAAAAATTGCGGTTATTGGTGAAAACGGTATTGGTAAAACAACACTTTTACGTACCTTAATGGGTGAAGTTGAATATATGCCAGAAACGGGCTCAGCGAAATGGTCTGAAAATGCTCAAATTGCTTATTATGCGCAAGACCATGCCACTGACTTTGAAAACGACATGACCTTATTCGACTGGATGAGTCAATGGCGCAGCGAAGGTGATGATGAACAAGTGATCCGTGGCTACTTAGGTCGTTTATTGTTCTCTGCTGATGATATTTACAAATCAGTTAAAGTTTTGTCTGGTGGTGAGCAAGGTCGCATGTTGTTTGGTAAAATGATGATGCAAAAGCCAAACATTTTAGTGATGGATGAGCCAACCAACCACATGGATATGGAATCAATTGAAGCATTAAACATGGCTTTAGAAAAATACGAAGGTACGTTAGTATTTGTTTCTCATGACCGTGAGTTTGTTTCTACTCTTGCGACTCGCATTATCGAATTAACCAATGATGGTTACATCGATTTTTCTGGCTCGTATGAAGATTACTTAAAAACCCAAGGGTAA
- a CDS encoding patatin-like phospholipase family protein, whose translation MSPKKSYKGCKTALLLTGGGASAAYQVGVLKAISKFMPRNHGIPFPIISGTSAGAINATTIACYASCYHLGIRRLEYVWNHLHTSSIYHSKARKVFGHILYGLLSSYRAGYAPKKAMSLLNNEPLRVLLNQVVDFKRIDGNINNGYLSSIAITASSYTSGDSISFYQADKSITPWQRSKRRGVQTTLHTDHLLASSSIPLIFPSIKIKKEHFGDGSVSQLSPLSTPIHLGAEKIFIIGVEQPQQTIHHAVDFHRPPTNAEIAGHLMDTVFSEALNSDLERMHRVNKTVSLIPEAKRNFQSDLKQVESFLINPSQNFHVLAHEHYDELKWALKFILRLMGSGKDSDSSLTSYIMFEQNYCKRLIQVGFNDAMAQEAQIREFLNI comes from the coding sequence ATGAGCCCTAAAAAAAGTTACAAAGGATGTAAAACAGCTCTATTACTTACTGGTGGTGGCGCAAGTGCGGCGTATCAAGTTGGCGTATTAAAAGCCATTTCCAAGTTTATGCCGCGCAATCATGGTATTCCCTTTCCGATCATATCAGGCACATCAGCCGGAGCAATAAACGCAACGACTATAGCGTGTTATGCATCCTGTTATCATTTAGGCATTCGCCGCTTAGAGTATGTTTGGAATCACCTGCATACCAGCAGTATTTATCACTCGAAAGCGAGAAAAGTGTTTGGCCATATTCTCTATGGTTTATTAAGCTCTTATCGGGCAGGCTATGCGCCGAAAAAAGCGATGAGCTTGTTAAACAATGAGCCTTTGCGAGTATTGTTAAATCAAGTAGTCGATTTTAAACGAATCGATGGCAATATAAATAATGGTTATTTATCATCAATTGCAATTACGGCTTCAAGTTACACTAGTGGCGATTCAATTAGCTTTTATCAAGCCGATAAATCCATTACGCCTTGGCAGAGATCAAAACGTAGAGGTGTGCAGACAACCTTACATACCGACCATTTATTAGCATCTTCCTCTATCCCGTTAATATTTCCGTCAATAAAAATTAAAAAAGAGCATTTTGGTGACGGCTCAGTCAGCCAGTTATCACCATTAAGCACGCCAATTCATCTAGGCGCCGAAAAAATATTTATTATTGGTGTAGAGCAACCACAACAAACTATTCATCATGCGGTCGATTTTCATCGACCGCCAACTAATGCTGAGATTGCCGGTCATTTAATGGATACGGTATTTTCAGAGGCATTAAACAGTGATTTAGAACGTATGCATCGAGTTAATAAAACCGTAAGCCTCATTCCTGAAGCTAAGCGAAATTTCCAATCTGATTTAAAACAAGTAGAGAGTTTTTTGATCAATCCGAGCCAGAACTTTCATGTACTAGCTCATGAGCACTATGACGAATTAAAGTGGGCATTAAAGTTTATATTACGATTGATGGGCAGCGGCAAAGACTCTGATTCTTCACTGACCTCTTACATTATGTTTGAACAAAACTATTGCAAACGCCTTATCCAAGTTGGTTTTAATGATGCAATGGCGCAAGAAGCTCAGATCAGAGAGTTTTTAAATATTTAA
- a CDS encoding winged helix-turn-helix domain-containing protein, translating into MPDKTILNKSTSTTGRTSTVEKFTVPKELHSGFSLADIIVEPDLGLIIRNSQPYHLAPKAMEILLFLAASNCEIVSREQILAFGWGDESASKTNITHIISEIRHALDDHKECPRFIQTIPRKGYRMMLPTLAKPSSGLFNFSDNNKSQSLKNTRWRLFNNANNNKFFGQQFLIYLIFAVIALVVVYYLSNHLTTYMEVETEQHKNSENTPQNQVVIDNAVAVLSFTAQNSTLSEHKLPVYAVSGLQEELINYLAQKSSFKVTSMRATNDLSKDASIDEIQARLGVRYILEGKARQEQSIIIVNTSLIDSVTGFQVWGVETSAQLTQVLSLYAELSRKVANALHLLIPGVDESYSNNQSSMPTNNFEAYDAYLQGKNEYRKTKSINSLITAENLFNMALKLDPEFINALAALCFTYLELYQLGKDPAHYIKGVEVCDLTASYQSQSVESYLSLGKLSMIRGKQQEAIKYLEQALVIDNQATVVITTLAEVYFDLEDNNKAEELYTQAIELEPTYWRNYYQFGVFLYYIGQYERAILQFNKVNSLNNNVANSYNALGGAYYLLMDWENASIAWSKALAIEPTALTYSNLATSLFFLKQFDNAAEIYLQGTKLTPNDNTIWANLGDSYKYSTIQNEHAPAAYNKALQLALKKELINPNDETNQSQIARYYSELKQCSVADSYVQTVLKKSPADPYIFYSLALVFLNCKRILEAENMIENAITLGYPKELLLVDPQFLVYKEQLSKLFNN; encoded by the coding sequence GTGCCAGACAAAACTATTTTAAACAAAAGCACATCTACGACAGGGAGAACCTCAACTGTTGAAAAGTTCACTGTGCCTAAAGAATTGCATAGTGGTTTCAGTCTAGCTGATATTATTGTTGAACCAGATCTTGGTTTAATAATAAGAAACTCACAACCTTATCACTTAGCCCCGAAGGCAATGGAAATATTATTATTTTTAGCGGCAAGTAATTGTGAAATAGTTTCTAGAGAGCAAATATTAGCGTTTGGCTGGGGAGATGAAAGCGCATCAAAAACAAATATTACTCATATTATTAGTGAAATTAGACACGCCCTCGACGACCATAAAGAATGCCCTCGATTTATTCAAACTATCCCGAGAAAAGGTTATCGAATGATGCTTCCTACGTTAGCGAAGCCAAGTTCTGGGTTGTTTAACTTTAGCGACAACAATAAGAGTCAATCCTTAAAAAACACTCGCTGGCGGTTATTTAATAACGCCAATAATAACAAGTTTTTTGGTCAGCAATTTTTAATTTATTTGATTTTTGCTGTAATTGCTTTAGTAGTTGTTTACTACTTATCTAATCACCTAACCACTTATATGGAAGTAGAGACTGAACAACATAAAAACAGTGAAAATACACCACAAAATCAAGTTGTTATAGATAATGCGGTGGCAGTACTTAGTTTTACCGCGCAAAATTCAACGTTAAGTGAACATAAATTACCTGTGTATGCAGTGTCTGGATTGCAAGAAGAATTAATTAATTATTTAGCTCAAAAATCAAGCTTTAAAGTGACATCAATGAGAGCGACTAATGATCTAAGTAAAGATGCCAGCATAGATGAGATTCAAGCTCGTTTAGGAGTCAGGTATATTCTTGAGGGTAAAGCCAGACAAGAACAAAGCATTATCATTGTTAATACCAGCCTAATTGATTCAGTCACTGGCTTTCAAGTATGGGGGGTTGAAACAAGTGCCCAATTGACTCAAGTTTTAAGCTTATATGCTGAGCTTTCGAGAAAAGTTGCAAATGCATTGCATTTGTTGATACCCGGCGTTGATGAGTCATATAGCAATAATCAAAGCTCTATGCCAACAAATAACTTTGAAGCTTATGATGCCTACCTGCAAGGTAAAAACGAGTACCGTAAAACTAAAAGTATCAACTCATTAATTACTGCTGAAAATCTGTTCAACATGGCATTAAAACTAGATCCAGAATTTATCAATGCTTTAGCAGCACTTTGTTTCACTTATTTAGAGCTTTATCAATTAGGAAAAGATCCGGCCCATTACATAAAAGGTGTTGAGGTTTGTGACTTAACAGCAAGTTACCAGTCTCAAAGTGTTGAATCATATTTATCCTTAGGAAAGTTGAGTATGATCCGCGGCAAACAGCAAGAAGCAATTAAATACTTAGAACAAGCGTTAGTTATTGATAACCAAGCCACTGTAGTTATAACCACTTTAGCAGAAGTATATTTTGATCTCGAAGATAATAACAAAGCTGAAGAACTGTATACTCAAGCCATTGAATTAGAGCCTACCTACTGGAGAAATTATTATCAATTTGGTGTTTTTTTATATTATATCGGTCAGTATGAACGCGCTATTTTACAGTTTAACAAGGTTAATTCACTTAATAATAATGTCGCTAATTCTTACAATGCTTTGGGCGGTGCTTATTATTTACTGATGGATTGGGAAAACGCCAGTATAGCCTGGTCAAAAGCATTAGCTATAGAGCCGACAGCTCTTACTTACTCAAATTTAGCTACCAGTTTATTTTTCTTAAAACAATTTGATAACGCCGCTGAAATATATTTACAAGGAACAAAATTAACGCCTAATGACAATACAATATGGGCAAATTTAGGGGATTCATATAAATACTCAACCATCCAGAATGAGCATGCACCAGCGGCTTATAATAAAGCGTTGCAATTAGCTTTAAAAAAAGAGCTGATTAACCCTAACGATGAAACAAATCAGTCGCAAATCGCGCGTTATTATTCAGAGCTTAAACAATGTTCAGTAGCCGACTCATATGTGCAAACGGTTCTTAAAAAATCCCCTGCCGATCCCTATATTTTTTATAGCTTAGCCCTGGTATTTTTAAACTGTAAGCGAATTTTAGAAGCAGAGAATATGATCGAAAATGCTATAACACTTGGCTATCCAAAAGAGCTGTTATTAGTAGACCCACAATTTTTAGTCTATAAAGAACAACTTAGCAAACTGTTTAATAATTAA
- a CDS encoding cation:proton antiporter domain-containing protein, with protein sequence MGHFFEIIAILVAAVFTVWLFRRLNLPAILAYLVAGTIVGEHGLSLAGHSLNYEHFAELGIVFLLFTLGLEFSLPKLMAMRHLVMGVGSKQVGISLLIFLIIGLFFGFEIESALVIGGVLALSSTAIVIRQLNESGSIKRKSGQISVAVLLFQDIAVVPLLIIIPFLSGTGDSSMLVALLFALLKGVFVVGLLLSAGKWVLPTIFNQVALVRTDELFVLTTLFVTLFAAGLTQFFGLSMALGAFLAGMMLGESQYKYQLEADIRPFRDILLGLFFVTVGMKLDPVLLFTQPGKIVLLVVSFMLIKILIIRFLAVKAGESKKDAWASAFMLAQMGEFGFVLISLAATVGVLSPKVTSILLGVGIISMAITPYMIKNSRKWSVALAYDSKQDDSDEQINISSKKLSNHVVICGFGRVGQTVSRFLKQEKIDFVAIDIDPIRVNESREAGENILFGSARQTEVLAAANLSQAKLVVISYGAAEQSLDVVQKVRSISKNVQILVRTRNDDSLVTLKEAGANEVVPESLEGSLMLVSQVLNLSGVPFSRIVRRVQAERKNHYHRLHGFYPGVDTNMSAEAIERLEFVHPTLLPDDAWANGKTIAELDLERRRVEILAVRRDQEEFSDLNSDFVLHAQDTIVLQGKPRRVERVERYLQEGE encoded by the coding sequence GTGGGCCATTTCTTTGAAATTATCGCTATTTTAGTTGCAGCCGTTTTCACTGTTTGGCTTTTTCGTAGGCTAAATTTACCCGCTATTTTGGCTTATTTGGTTGCCGGTACGATCGTCGGGGAACATGGCTTATCGCTGGCTGGGCATAGTTTAAATTACGAACACTTTGCCGAACTGGGTATTGTATTCTTATTATTTACTTTGGGTTTAGAGTTTTCATTACCCAAATTAATGGCAATGCGTCATTTGGTAATGGGCGTTGGCTCTAAGCAAGTTGGTATTAGTTTACTGATTTTTTTAATCATAGGTTTATTTTTCGGATTTGAAATTGAAAGCGCACTAGTGATTGGTGGTGTACTCGCACTTTCTTCAACAGCAATTGTTATCCGACAATTAAATGAAAGTGGTTCAATCAAGCGAAAGTCCGGCCAAATTTCTGTCGCGGTACTTTTATTTCAAGACATAGCGGTAGTTCCGCTGTTAATTATTATCCCATTTCTATCAGGCACTGGTGACAGCTCTATGCTGGTGGCATTGCTATTTGCTTTACTAAAAGGCGTATTCGTAGTTGGCTTGTTGTTGTCTGCAGGTAAGTGGGTATTACCTACAATATTTAATCAAGTGGCCTTAGTCAGAACCGATGAATTATTTGTACTAACTACCTTATTTGTAACTTTATTTGCTGCCGGGTTAACGCAATTCTTTGGTTTATCAATGGCTTTAGGTGCATTTTTAGCTGGCATGATGCTAGGCGAATCACAATACAAGTATCAACTTGAAGCTGATATTCGACCATTTAGAGATATACTTTTAGGTCTGTTTTTTGTCACCGTTGGGATGAAACTTGATCCGGTTTTATTGTTTACTCAACCGGGAAAAATTGTTCTGTTAGTCGTCAGTTTTATGCTGATCAAAATTTTAATAATCAGGTTCCTTGCGGTTAAGGCAGGGGAATCGAAAAAAGATGCCTGGGCATCGGCATTTATGCTTGCGCAAATGGGGGAATTTGGCTTTGTACTCATCTCATTGGCAGCTACTGTGGGAGTATTATCGCCGAAAGTCACGTCAATTCTATTAGGGGTTGGCATAATTTCTATGGCCATTACTCCATATATGATAAAAAATTCACGTAAATGGTCGGTAGCTTTAGCTTATGATAGTAAGCAAGATGACAGTGACGAGCAGATAAATATTAGCAGTAAGAAGTTATCTAATCATGTTGTTATCTGTGGATTTGGCCGAGTAGGGCAGACGGTAAGCCGATTTCTAAAACAAGAAAAAATAGATTTCGTTGCTATTGATATTGATCCTATCAGGGTAAATGAATCACGTGAAGCGGGTGAAAATATATTGTTTGGCTCAGCTAGACAAACTGAGGTTTTAGCGGCTGCAAATTTAAGTCAGGCAAAGCTAGTCGTCATTTCATATGGCGCGGCAGAGCAATCTTTAGATGTTGTACAAAAGGTTCGTTCTATCTCTAAAAATGTGCAAATTTTAGTTAGAACACGTAATGATGACTCTTTGGTGACATTAAAAGAAGCCGGGGCTAATGAAGTTGTGCCTGAATCTTTAGAAGGTAGCTTAATGCTGGTTTCACAGGTATTAAACTTATCTGGTGTACCGTTTTCTAGAATTGTGCGCAGAGTTCAAGCTGAGCGAAAAAACCATTATCACCGTTTGCATGGTTTCTATCCCGGTGTTGATACCAATATGAGTGCTGAAGCAATTGAACGCCTTGAGTTTGTTCACCCAACGTTATTACCTGATGATGCATGGGCAAATGGCAAAACAATAGCAGAGCTTGATTTAGAGCGTCGTCGAGTTGAGATTTTAGCTGTACGTCGAGATCAAGAGGAGTTTTCTGATTTAAATAGTGACTTTGTTTTACATGCTCAAGATACTATTGTTTTACAAGGCAAACCGCGCCGAGTTGAGCGAGTAGAACGTTACCTGCAAGAAGGTGAGTAA